ACCTAACGGGCAAGTGAAATGTTCGTTGGCATACTGAAAACCCAATTCCAAGGCGCGCACATTAGGCGCAATCAATTTTTCTTTACCTTTGAACTGATCGCCAATCAAACCGGTCAGCACATTGAATTCAATATCCAGCAACGCAGCCAATGCACCAATATAAATAATATTTTGAACAACTGCCGTTGACGCGCATCGGTGTACTCGCGCATGGACAATTCCATCAGCGGAATCGGCAGAATATGAATATCACTGCGCACCAATTTTTTATCAAGCGGCTTGGTGGAGTCGTAAATAAAATAACCACCAGGCGTGACATCGTGGAAATCACGCTCTATCGACTGCGGATTGACCGCCACCATCACATCACAACCACCACCGCGACGACCGGTGTAACCTTTTTCCGAGACACGCACTTCATACCAAGTGGGCAAGCCCTGAATATTGGATGGAAAAATATTGCGCGGGCTAACAGGAATGCCCATGCGAAAAACAGCTTTCACCAACAAGGCATTGGCACTGGAAGAACCCGTGCCATTGACATTGGCAAATTTGATTACACAGTCATTGATTGTTTCAAGTTTTTTCACGACCACACCTCGGCTTAAGCCGCACACGACTCGCCAGAACCGCGCTGGCCAGCCTTCGTGACACTGTAAAGATATTTCTGCATATCCCATGCTGAGGTTGGGCAGCGTTCAGCACACAAACCACAGTGCAAACAAACATCTTCGTCCTTCACCATCACACGCCCAGTGCTCAAGCCGTCTGCGATATATAAAGCCTGCTCGTGATTCACCGCGGGCGCACTCAAATGTTCGCGCAAGGTTTCTTCATTTTCCTGCGGATGAGTAAAAGTGATGCAGCGCGTGGGGCAAATATCGACGCAGGCATCACACTCAATACACTTGCTCGATGTAAACACCGTCTGTACATCACAGTTCAAACAGCGCTGTGTTTCTTCGTAACCGACTGCGCGATCAAAGCCCAACTCCACTTCCAACATGCGATCAGACAGCGCTTTTTCTGTCGGCGCATGTGGCACAGCGTGGCGCAATTCATGCGAAACCACACTGTCGTAGCTCCACTCGTGGATACCCATTTTCTGACCGATCAAATTCGTGCCAGGCGCGGGGCGATTTTGCACATCGCCGCCTTGGCAGAACAAATCAATCGAAATCGCCGCCTGATGACCTTGTGCGACCGCCGTGATGACATTCTTTGGACCGAACGCGGCATCACCACCGAAAAACACTTTCGGGTTACTTGCTTGATAGGTAACCGCATCCAACACTGGCATGCCCCATTTATCAAACGCCACACCGCTCTCCGCTTCTATCCACGGAAAGGCGTTTTCTTGGCCGACCGCCATCAACACATCGTCGCATTCAAAAAACACGAACTCGCCAGAAGACTTCATCACGCGCTTGCCATCGGCATCATGAGAAACTTCTACTTTTTCAAAATTCATGCCCGCCAATTTACCGTCTTTAACGACATATTCTTTCGGCACATGATTGTTAAAAAATGGAATACCTTCGTGTTGTGCGTCTTCAATTTCCCACGGTGAAGCTTTCATGTCTTCAAAGGGGCTGCGCACCACAATTCTTACATCTTCACCACCGAGACGACGCGCCGTACGACAGCAATCCATCGCGGTGTTGCCGCCGCCGATGACCAATACACGCTTGCCAACTTTAGTGGTATGACCGAATGCAACGCTGGCTAAAAAATTAATACCAATCTGAATATTGGCATCCGCTTCTTCGCGACCGGGCAACTTCAAATCGCGACCGCGCGGCGCACCAGTGCCGACAAACACCGCGTCATAATTTTTTGCCAGCACGCTGTTCAAACTATCGACATGCGTGTTGTAGTGCGTCACCACACCCATGTCAGTAATGAAATTAACTTCTTGATCCAACACTTCCGCTGGCAAGCGG
The DNA window shown above is from Cellvibrionales bacterium and carries:
- a CDS encoding FAD-dependent oxidoreductase; the encoded protein is MKSTNIQDPEYFHKVVDCQYACPSHTPVPEYIRLIAQERYAEAYMVNWESNVFPGVLGRTCDRPCEPACRRGRVEDKPVAICRLKRVAADNKGDVLAMMPKIPQQKNGKKIALIGGGPASLTVARDLMPLGYEIDLYDNQSSGGGFMRSQIPSFRLPAEVLDQEVNFITDMGVVTHYNTHVDSLNSVLAKNYDAVFVGTGAPRGRDLKLPGREEADANIQIGINFLASVAFGHTTKVGKRVLVIGGGNTAMDCCRTARRLGGEDVRIVVRSPFEDMKASPWEIEDAQHEGIPFFNNHVPKEYVVKDGKLAGMNFEKVEVSHDADGKRVMKSSGEFVFFECDDVLMAVGQENAFPWIEAESGVAFDKWGMPVLDAVTYQASNPKVFFGGDAAFGPKNVITAVAQGHQAAISIDLFCQGGDVQNRPAPGTNLIGQKMGIHEWSYDSVVSHELRHAVPHAPTEKALSDRMLEVELGFDRAVGYEETQRCLNCDVQTVFTSSKCIECDACVDICPTRCITFTHPQENEETLREHLSAPAVNHEQALYIADGLSTGRVMVKDEDVCLHCGLCAERCPTSAWDMQKYLYSVTKAGQRGSGESCAA